Proteins encoded in a region of the Rhodococcus sp. SBT000017 genome:
- the dprA gene encoding DNA-processing protein DprA gives MTDDSRRLAWAYLSRVAQGPHRPVVDHAAAHGPESTAEAVRAGGLGERLAVRAHIDTAAADLDHIAALGGRLITPDDDEWPAWRFLGFDGPGMTAGVDTCPPIALWALGTRPVATITERSVSIVGTRASSPYGDHVTAEISADLALDGWTVISGAAFGIDAAAHRAALGVEGTTMAVLACGVDRAYPAGHSRLLRQIAAHGLVLSEYAPGTTPAKHRFLARNRLVAALGSAVVVVEAGWRSGARNTAAWAAKLGRPVLAVPGPVTSPTSTGCHRMIRDGEAVLVSSSHDVVAEAGALGSPEESRPDLFRETDALSDTALLIYDALPATGSLSSRELSEHSGVPLSKVRASLPVLEMDGFVASDETGWFRVVRG, from the coding sequence ATGACGGACGACTCGCGCCGACTCGCCTGGGCGTATCTGTCTCGCGTGGCGCAGGGCCCGCACCGACCGGTGGTCGATCATGCCGCAGCTCACGGTCCCGAATCGACGGCAGAAGCAGTGCGGGCCGGCGGGTTGGGGGAGCGACTTGCGGTTCGTGCCCACATCGACACCGCGGCAGCAGACCTCGATCACATCGCTGCGCTCGGAGGCCGATTGATCACGCCGGACGACGACGAGTGGCCGGCATGGCGTTTCCTCGGATTCGACGGCCCTGGTATGACGGCAGGGGTGGACACCTGTCCACCGATTGCGTTGTGGGCGCTGGGAACTCGGCCCGTGGCAACGATCACAGAGCGGTCGGTGTCCATTGTCGGGACACGCGCGTCGAGTCCGTACGGTGATCATGTGACGGCGGAGATATCCGCCGATCTGGCGCTCGACGGCTGGACCGTCATCTCGGGAGCAGCGTTCGGCATCGATGCCGCGGCACATCGAGCGGCTCTCGGAGTCGAGGGGACGACGATGGCGGTACTCGCCTGTGGCGTCGATCGTGCGTATCCAGCGGGCCATTCGCGGCTGCTGCGGCAGATCGCGGCTCACGGCCTGGTTCTGAGTGAATACGCGCCGGGCACGACCCCGGCGAAGCATCGTTTCCTCGCTCGCAACAGGCTCGTCGCGGCACTCGGATCGGCTGTGGTGGTCGTCGAGGCCGGGTGGCGCAGCGGTGCTCGCAACACGGCGGCCTGGGCAGCGAAACTGGGTCGGCCGGTGCTGGCGGTCCCGGGACCGGTTACGTCGCCCACGTCCACGGGCTGTCACCGCATGATCCGGGACGGCGAGGCCGTGCTGGTGTCGAGCTCTCACGACGTGGTCGCCGAGGCAGGCGCTCTCGGGTCCCCGGAGGAATCTCGGCCCGACCTCTTCCGTGAGACCGATGCGCTCTCGGACACCGCCCTGTTGATCTACGACGCGTTACCGGCAACCGGATCACTGTCGAGTCGAGAGTTGTCCGAGCACTCCGGTGTGCCGCTGAGCAAGGTGCGCGCATCCCTACCGGTACTGGAGATGGACGGATTCGTGGCCAGCGACGAGACCGGATGGTTCCGCGTGGTGCGTGGATGA
- a CDS encoding MinD/ParA family protein, whose product MSTPRSTPRQPPPWQTPDSGDRRPLPPRYNPPVPLEPGPPAVQPDRYLPVPPHTEDSRTQPDRWSPQPWSGAPNAYRPNSQDLGADSLLKRPKRASNSGWRRGVHRLTGGVINPGESTAEERYRNQVERIRQPVLGDYRIAFLSLKGGVGKTTTTLGLGSTFASLRGDCVIAVDANPDFGTLGERVPRQTSSTVRDLLAAAPHIRRYSDIREHTSQAPSRLEVLAGERDPAASEMFGEEDYRAVIDMLQVYYNLILTDCGTGIMHSAMNGVLQLANALVLVSSPAVDGARSAAATLDWLELHGYGHLVERTVVVISSVRPGSSAVDMNLLQQHFLERCRAVLVVPFDEHLAEGAVVDLDQLRPQTRSAFVELAAMVADDFPAASGRHSGPQR is encoded by the coding sequence ATGTCCACTCCCCGCTCGACGCCTCGGCAGCCGCCGCCCTGGCAGACACCCGACTCGGGCGACCGTCGGCCCCTGCCGCCGCGATACAACCCGCCGGTGCCGCTCGAGCCCGGGCCACCGGCCGTGCAGCCGGACCGGTACCTGCCGGTGCCGCCGCACACCGAGGACTCTCGAACGCAGCCCGATCGATGGTCGCCGCAACCGTGGTCGGGGGCACCCAACGCGTATCGACCCAACAGTCAGGATCTGGGCGCGGATTCGTTGCTCAAGCGCCCTAAACGAGCGTCGAACTCGGGCTGGCGGCGAGGGGTGCACCGGCTCACCGGCGGCGTCATCAACCCCGGCGAATCGACGGCGGAAGAGCGGTACCGAAACCAGGTCGAACGCATTCGGCAGCCGGTGCTCGGCGACTACCGGATCGCGTTCCTGTCACTCAAGGGTGGCGTCGGCAAGACGACGACCACTCTCGGTCTCGGGTCGACGTTCGCGTCGCTGCGCGGAGATTGCGTCATCGCCGTGGACGCGAACCCCGACTTCGGCACCCTGGGGGAGCGAGTTCCGCGTCAGACGTCGTCGACCGTGCGTGATCTGCTGGCCGCCGCACCGCACATTCGTCGCTACTCCGACATCCGCGAGCACACCTCGCAGGCACCGAGTCGACTCGAAGTGTTGGCCGGCGAGCGCGACCCGGCCGCGTCGGAGATGTTCGGCGAGGAGGACTACCGCGCCGTCATCGACATGCTGCAGGTGTACTACAACCTGATCCTGACCGATTGCGGTACCGGGATCATGCACTCGGCGATGAACGGGGTGCTGCAACTGGCGAATGCGCTGGTTCTGGTCAGCTCGCCCGCGGTCGACGGTGCGCGCAGTGCTGCAGCGACGCTGGACTGGCTCGAGCTGCACGGCTACGGCCATCTGGTGGAGCGGACCGTGGTGGTGATCAGCTCGGTTCGCCCGGGTTCGTCGGCGGTGGACATGAACTTGCTGCAACAGCACTTCCTCGAGCGCTGCCGCGCCGTCCTGGTGGTTCCCTTCGACGAGCACCTCGCCGAGGGTGCCGTGGTCGATCTCGACCAGTTGCGTCCCCAGACTCGAAGCGCGTTCGTCGAACTCGCCGCCATGGTGGCCGACGACTTTCCCGCGGCGTCCGGCAGGCACTCCGGCCCACAGCGCTGA
- the frr gene encoding ribosome recycling factor — MIDEALFDAEEKMEKAVSVARDDLSSIRTGRANPGMFSRIVIEYYGAPTPITQLASISVPEARLVVIKPYESSQLGPIETAIRNSDLGVNPTNDGNLIRIGVPQLTEERRREFVKQAKGKGEDAKVSIRNVRRKTMEELKRIQKDGEAGEDEVVRAENDLDKTTAKYTASVDDLVKRKEGELMEV; from the coding sequence GTGATTGACGAAGCTCTCTTCGACGCCGAAGAGAAGATGGAAAAGGCCGTATCGGTTGCACGTGACGATCTGTCCTCGATTCGCACCGGACGTGCCAACCCCGGAATGTTCTCCCGCATCGTCATCGAGTACTACGGTGCTCCGACGCCGATCACTCAGTTGGCCAGCATCAGCGTCCCCGAAGCGCGCCTCGTGGTCATCAAGCCGTACGAGTCCAGTCAGCTCGGACCCATCGAAACCGCTATTCGCAACTCCGACCTCGGTGTCAATCCCACCAACGACGGCAACCTCATTCGAATTGGAGTTCCGCAGCTCACCGAGGAACGTCGCCGCGAATTCGTCAAGCAGGCCAAGGGCAAGGGCGAGGACGCGAAGGTGTCGATTCGCAACGTTCGCCGAAAGACGATGGAAGAGCTCAAGCGAATCCAGAAGGACGGCGAAGCAGGCGAGGACGAGGTCGTCCGCGCCGAGAACGATCTGGACAAGACCACTGCGAAGTACACCGCCTCCGTGGACGATCTCGTCAAGCGCAAAGAGGGCGAGCTGATGGAGGTCTGA
- a CDS encoding tyrosine recombinase XerC, which translates to MTDSLPSHLDIHVEEFAEHLRLGRERSEHTIRAYVSDARSLLAHFAESSPDATIADLDLRAVRSWLATHSAAGSARTSMARRTSSARTFGKWLERVGAVAVAPAERLAGPAGHRTLPGVLRHSQAADALAAAESGAAELEPIALRDRLIVELLYATGVRVGELCGLDVDDVDTERRLIRVIGKGNKERSAPYGAPAAHAVENWLVSGRPELACDRSGAALLLGRRGGRLDQRQARTAVHAVLDTVPGGPSLGPHGLRHTAATHLLEGGADLRVVQELLGHASLATTQIYTHVSVERLRAVHDQAHPRA; encoded by the coding sequence ATGACCGATTCGCTGCCGTCTCACCTCGACATTCACGTCGAGGAGTTCGCCGAGCACCTGCGACTCGGTCGAGAGCGATCCGAGCACACCATCCGGGCCTACGTCTCCGATGCTCGTTCGTTGCTCGCTCACTTCGCGGAGTCCTCGCCGGATGCGACGATCGCCGACCTCGACCTCCGCGCGGTCCGTTCGTGGTTGGCCACGCACTCGGCCGCCGGGTCGGCCAGAACGTCGATGGCGAGGCGAACCTCGTCGGCGAGGACCTTCGGGAAGTGGCTCGAACGGGTGGGAGCGGTGGCGGTGGCACCGGCGGAACGCCTGGCCGGACCGGCAGGCCACCGCACGTTGCCCGGTGTTCTTCGCCACAGCCAGGCGGCGGACGCATTGGCCGCTGCCGAATCGGGTGCCGCCGAGCTCGAACCCATCGCGCTGCGGGACAGGCTCATCGTCGAGCTGCTGTATGCAACCGGCGTGCGCGTCGGGGAGCTGTGCGGACTCGATGTCGACGATGTGGACACCGAGCGTCGCCTGATCCGCGTGATCGGCAAAGGCAACAAGGAACGCTCGGCTCCCTACGGTGCGCCGGCCGCGCATGCGGTAGAGAACTGGCTGGTCAGCGGCAGGCCCGAACTGGCCTGCGATCGATCCGGTGCGGCATTGCTGTTGGGACGTCGAGGTGGACGGCTCGATCAACGGCAGGCCCGAACGGCGGTACATGCAGTGCTGGACACCGTCCCTGGTGGTCCCAGCCTCGGCCCGCACGGCCTGCGGCACACAGCGGCAACTCACCTGCTCGAAGGAGGAGCCGATCTGAGGGTGGTGCAGGAGCTGCTCGGTCACGCCTCGCTGGCGACCACTCAGATCTACACACACGTGTCGGTCGAACGGCTGAGGGCCGTGCACGATCAGGCTCATCCCCGAGCGTGA
- a CDS encoding phosphatidate cytidylyltransferase: protein MNFEEMTTVVGPDRQEGSGTPAASSGVAAAKSTGKAGRNLPAAIGVGGSLGIGLILVLVFVPLVWIGVVAVALAVATYEVSKRLREGGVLVPRIPLIIGGQAMIWLGWPFGAVGVLSAAVGTIVVCMVWLLLRQGFGTAPKNYLEELSVTVLVACWLPLLASFTVLMVLQDNGAGRILVFVIGVVCSDIGGYIAGVLFGKHPMAPAISPKKSWEGLVGSLIFCIIGCLLTVTLILEANSMIGILLGVVLVVTGTLGDLIESQVKRDLRIKDMGTLLPGHGGIMDRLDSLLPSAFVAWLVFTVLL from the coding sequence ATGAATTTCGAGGAGATGACGACAGTGGTGGGACCGGATCGGCAGGAGGGCAGCGGTACGCCCGCTGCCTCGTCCGGGGTCGCCGCAGCGAAGTCGACGGGCAAGGCAGGCCGAAATCTGCCGGCCGCGATCGGAGTCGGCGGGTCGTTGGGTATCGGCCTGATTCTCGTCCTCGTCTTCGTCCCGCTGGTGTGGATCGGGGTGGTGGCCGTCGCGTTGGCCGTCGCAACCTACGAGGTGTCGAAGCGCCTGCGTGAGGGCGGCGTTCTCGTGCCCCGCATTCCCCTCATCATCGGCGGTCAGGCGATGATCTGGCTCGGCTGGCCGTTCGGGGCAGTCGGTGTACTCAGCGCAGCGGTCGGCACCATCGTGGTCTGCATGGTGTGGCTGCTGCTGCGGCAGGGATTCGGAACCGCTCCGAAGAATTACCTCGAAGAACTTTCCGTCACCGTCCTGGTGGCATGTTGGCTGCCTCTGCTGGCCTCGTTCACCGTGCTGATGGTGCTGCAGGACAACGGCGCAGGCCGCATCCTGGTGTTCGTCATCGGCGTCGTGTGTTCGGACATCGGCGGCTACATCGCGGGTGTGTTGTTCGGAAAGCACCCGATGGCACCGGCCATCAGCCCGAAGAAGTCCTGGGAAGGGCTCGTCGGGTCGCTCATCTTCTGCATCATCGGATGTCTACTGACCGTCACGCTCATCCTCGAGGCCAACTCGATGATCGGCATCCTTCTCGGTGTCGTCCTGGTGGTGACCGGCACGTTGGGCGATCTGATCGAATCGCAGGTCAAGCGTGATCTTCGCATCAAGGACATGGGCACCCTGTTGCCCGGCCACGGCGGCATCATGGACAGGCTCGATTCGCTGTTGCCCTCGGCTTTCGTGGCATGGCTCGTCTTCACCGTGCTTCTCTGA
- a CDS encoding YifB family Mg chelatase-like AAA ATPase translates to MPLGRAHSVAVNGVDGVLVEIEADIGQGLPGTHLVGLPDTALNESRDRVKAAVKNSGGTWPDSRVILALSPATLPKGGSVYDLALALSVLDAAKAIPRGCLSDTVFLGELALDGRLRAVRGVLPGVLAVKSAGWQRVIVPLQCLPEAGLVDGIEVLGAGSLGDVVAWLRGEQALESPIPTEWHEEIYPDLSDVAGQADARWALEVAAAGAHHIMLTGPPGIGKTMLAQRLPGILPPLTESEALEVTAIHSVAGLLTTARPLITSPPFIAPHHSTSVSALVGGGTGMAKPGAVSRAHRGVLFLDECAEMSVRVLEALRTPLEDGEIRIARRDGVARYPARFQLVLAANPCPCAPARQVDCVCPPTARRKYLGKLSGPLLDRVDLRIQMMGVATGALVDEVGEGTSEIRARVTGARDAAAQRWREFGWRTNAEVPGPALRQRFRLARSTLAPVERALRNGSLTARGADRAIRVAWTLNDLAGGSVPGADEVGAALDFRDRGVA, encoded by the coding sequence ATGCCGCTCGGACGGGCCCACTCGGTGGCGGTCAACGGGGTCGACGGGGTGCTGGTGGAAATCGAAGCCGATATCGGGCAGGGCCTGCCCGGTACGCATCTGGTCGGGTTGCCCGACACTGCTCTCAACGAATCGCGTGATCGGGTCAAAGCAGCGGTGAAGAATTCGGGTGGCACGTGGCCGGACAGCCGGGTGATTCTCGCGCTGTCGCCCGCGACTCTGCCGAAGGGCGGATCGGTGTACGACCTTGCACTCGCATTGTCGGTTCTCGATGCCGCGAAGGCGATTCCGCGCGGATGCCTGTCCGACACCGTGTTTCTGGGTGAGTTGGCACTCGACGGCAGGCTGCGTGCAGTTCGTGGGGTCCTGCCCGGGGTGCTCGCGGTCAAGAGTGCGGGCTGGCAGCGGGTGATCGTTCCGCTGCAGTGTCTGCCCGAAGCGGGCTTGGTGGACGGAATCGAGGTGCTGGGTGCGGGTTCGCTCGGGGACGTGGTGGCCTGGCTTCGTGGTGAGCAGGCCCTCGAATCACCCATCCCGACCGAGTGGCACGAGGAGATCTACCCGGACCTCAGTGATGTCGCCGGACAGGCGGATGCGCGATGGGCCCTGGAGGTCGCCGCCGCAGGCGCACATCACATCATGCTGACCGGGCCACCGGGAATCGGAAAAACGATGCTCGCGCAACGTCTTCCGGGGATTCTCCCGCCGCTGACCGAATCGGAAGCGCTCGAAGTGACAGCCATCCACTCGGTGGCGGGCCTGTTGACCACGGCGCGGCCGCTCATCACGTCACCGCCTTTCATCGCGCCGCACCATTCGACCTCGGTGAGCGCATTGGTCGGGGGCGGAACCGGAATGGCCAAACCGGGAGCGGTCAGCCGCGCACACCGCGGAGTCCTGTTTCTGGACGAATGCGCCGAGATGAGCGTTCGGGTACTCGAGGCACTGCGTACTCCGTTGGAGGACGGCGAGATTCGTATTGCTCGTCGCGACGGTGTGGCCAGGTATCCGGCCAGATTTCAGTTGGTTCTCGCAGCCAATCCGTGCCCGTGTGCGCCGGCGCGGCAGGTCGACTGCGTCTGCCCGCCCACAGCGCGACGCAAGTATCTCGGCAAGCTGTCCGGGCCGTTGCTGGACCGCGTCGATTTGCGCATTCAGATGATGGGTGTCGCGACAGGCGCATTGGTCGACGAGGTCGGTGAGGGCACGAGCGAGATTCGCGCGCGTGTGACCGGGGCCAGGGACGCCGCTGCGCAGCGGTGGCGGGAGTTCGGTTGGAGGACCAATGCGGAGGTTCCAGGACCCGCTCTGCGTCAACGATTTCGATTGGCGCGCTCGACGCTCGCTCCGGTCGAGCGCGCATTGCGCAACGGATCGCTCACCGCACGCGGTGCAGACCGCGCCATTCGGGTGGCGTGGACGCTGAACGATCTCGCAGGCGGCTCGGTCCCCGGTGCCGACGAGGTCGGAGCCGCGTTGGACTTCCGGGACAGGGGAGTGGCATGA
- the pyrH gene encoding UMP kinase has protein sequence MTDPAPDRPGFRRVMLKLGGEMFGGGQVGLDPDVVNNVAEQIAEVVATGVQVAVVIGGGNFFRGAELQQRGMDRSRSDYMGMLGTVMNCLALQDFLEKQGVATRVQTAITMGQVAEPYLPLRARRHLEKGRVVIFGAGMGMPYFSTDTTAAQRALEIGAEVLLMAKAVDGVYSADPRLDPDATMFDTITHREAIEQGLKVADATAFSLCMDNQMPMLVFNLLIQGNIARAVSGEKIGTLVTS, from the coding sequence ATGACCGATCCGGCCCCTGACCGTCCCGGGTTCCGACGCGTGATGCTCAAACTGGGTGGGGAGATGTTCGGAGGCGGCCAGGTCGGCCTCGATCCGGATGTCGTGAACAACGTTGCCGAGCAGATTGCCGAGGTGGTGGCCACCGGAGTGCAGGTCGCCGTGGTGATCGGCGGTGGCAATTTCTTCCGTGGTGCGGAACTGCAGCAGCGCGGCATGGACAGGTCTCGCTCGGACTACATGGGCATGCTCGGTACCGTCATGAATTGCCTTGCGCTGCAGGATTTCCTGGAGAAGCAGGGAGTGGCAACCAGGGTGCAGACGGCAATCACCATGGGTCAGGTCGCCGAGCCGTACCTTCCGCTCCGCGCGCGACGGCACCTGGAGAAGGGTCGCGTCGTGATCTTCGGAGCAGGCATGGGCATGCCGTATTTCTCCACCGACACCACGGCTGCGCAGCGCGCGCTGGAAATCGGTGCCGAGGTGTTGTTGATGGCCAAGGCAGTCGACGGCGTGTATTCGGCCGATCCGCGCCTCGACCCCGATGCGACGATGTTCGACACCATCACGCACCGCGAGGCCATCGAACAGGGACTCAAGGTTGCCGACGCGACGGCCTTCAGCCTGTGCATGGACAATCAGATGCCGATGCTGGTGTTCAATTTGCTGATTCAGGGAAATATTGCTCGCGCTGTGTCCGGTGAGAAGATCGGCACGCTGGTCACGTCGTGA
- a CDS encoding M23 family metallopeptidase, whose protein sequence is MNISLPRRALAVCLATAVALATPVAAAQTGAFAWPLAPKPQVVTPFDRPEQNWLPGHRGVDLAAEEGQSVLAVADGTVVFAGSVAGKPVVSVDHPGGLRSTYEPVLASVTPGARVRRGAVLGSLASGHESCSSTCLHWGIRRGRDYLDPTALVRASPIRLKPLDDEGR, encoded by the coding sequence GTGAACATCTCTCTCCCGCGCCGCGCACTCGCGGTGTGCCTCGCGACCGCAGTAGCGCTCGCGACGCCGGTCGCAGCGGCGCAGACAGGCGCATTCGCCTGGCCGCTGGCTCCTAAGCCGCAGGTCGTCACCCCGTTCGACCGTCCCGAGCAGAATTGGCTGCCGGGCCACCGTGGTGTCGACCTCGCCGCGGAGGAAGGCCAGTCGGTACTGGCCGTCGCCGACGGCACCGTGGTGTTCGCCGGGTCGGTCGCGGGCAAGCCCGTCGTATCGGTGGATCATCCGGGCGGACTGCGATCGACGTACGAACCGGTGCTGGCCTCGGTCACCCCCGGCGCGCGCGTCCGGCGAGGGGCCGTGCTGGGTTCGTTGGCATCGGGGCACGAGAGCTGCTCGTCGACGTGCCTTCACTGGGGCATCAGACGTGGTCGCGACTATCTCGATCCCACGGCGTTGGTGCGCGCGAGTCCGATCAGGTTGAAACCCCTCGACGACGAGGGCAGATGA
- the tsf gene encoding translation elongation factor Ts yields the protein MANYTAADVKRLRELTGSGMMDCKNALAENDGDYDKAVEYLRIKGAKDVGKRAERNTAEGLVVAEGGVLVEINSETDFVAKNDEFQTFAASVAATAAAGKPADVDALKALDLNGKTVETALNELSAKIGEKLELRRVVSYDGNTATYLHKRSADLPPAVGVLVEYTGDGDAAGDAARAAAMQIAALKAKYVTRDEVPEDLVAAERRIAEETAREEGKPEQALPKIVEGRVNGFFKDVVLTEQKSVQDGNKTVKAILDEAGVTITRFSRFEVGAS from the coding sequence ATGGCGAACTACACTGCCGCCGACGTCAAGCGGCTCCGTGAGCTCACCGGCTCCGGAATGATGGACTGCAAGAACGCGCTCGCCGAGAACGACGGCGACTACGACAAGGCCGTCGAGTACCTGCGTATCAAGGGTGCCAAGGACGTCGGCAAGCGCGCCGAGCGCAACACCGCCGAAGGCCTCGTCGTCGCCGAGGGTGGAGTGCTCGTGGAGATCAACTCCGAGACCGACTTCGTGGCCAAGAACGACGAGTTCCAGACGTTCGCCGCGTCCGTTGCGGCGACGGCTGCAGCAGGCAAGCCGGCCGATGTCGATGCCCTCAAGGCGCTCGACCTGAACGGCAAGACTGTCGAAACGGCTCTGAACGAGCTGTCGGCGAAGATCGGCGAGAAGCTCGAGCTGCGTCGCGTCGTGTCCTACGACGGCAACACCGCGACGTACCTGCACAAGCGCAGCGCGGACCTGCCGCCTGCTGTCGGCGTGCTGGTCGAGTACACCGGTGACGGCGATGCCGCGGGCGACGCTGCGCGCGCTGCCGCGATGCAGATCGCGGCCCTCAAGGCCAAGTACGTCACGCGCGACGAGGTCCCCGAGGATCTGGTGGCCGCCGAGCGTCGCATCGCCGAGGAGACCGCTCGCGAAGAAGGCAAGCCGGAGCAGGCACTGCCGAAGATCGTCGAAGGTCGCGTCAACGGATTCTTCAAGGACGTCGTTCTCACCGAACAGAAGTCGGTGCAGGACGGCAACAAGACCGTCAAGGCCATTCTCGACGAGGCAGGCGTGACCATCACCCGCTTCTCACGGTTCGAGGTCGGTGCCAGCTAG
- a CDS encoding siderophore-interacting protein: MPRKKTTLSVLRTEALTPHMHRVYLGGANFDDFDAIDETDAYVKLFFGTDDEPIMRTYTVRSVDTGAREIAIDFVVHGDEGVAGPWATRAKPGDEMSFFGPSGGYAPRPDADWHLFAGDESAIPAIAAAVEALPEDAVAKVFIEVADRHDEIYMETLAVVDVTWVHRGASSNEVGDDRAGDNAPLIAAVKETEWLPGQAQVFVHGEAQAVMHNIRPYIRKERGVGAEWASISGYWRRGRTEETFRVWKRELAQAESGVDA, encoded by the coding sequence GTGCCACGTAAGAAAACCACCCTGTCCGTCCTGCGCACCGAAGCGCTCACTCCGCACATGCACCGGGTGTATCTGGGTGGGGCCAACTTCGACGACTTCGATGCGATCGACGAGACCGACGCCTACGTCAAGTTGTTCTTCGGGACCGATGACGAACCGATCATGCGCACGTACACCGTTCGCTCGGTCGACACCGGCGCGCGGGAGATCGCCATCGACTTCGTGGTGCACGGCGACGAGGGAGTCGCGGGGCCGTGGGCCACCCGGGCGAAGCCGGGGGACGAGATGTCGTTCTTCGGCCCGTCCGGTGGGTACGCCCCGCGCCCCGACGCGGACTGGCACCTGTTCGCCGGCGACGAATCGGCGATTCCGGCGATCGCTGCTGCCGTCGAGGCGCTCCCGGAAGACGCCGTCGCCAAGGTTTTCATCGAAGTTGCCGACCGGCACGACGAGATCTACATGGAGACGCTCGCCGTCGTCGATGTGACCTGGGTCCACCGGGGTGCGTCCTCGAACGAGGTCGGAGACGACCGGGCCGGAGACAACGCGCCCCTGATCGCAGCGGTGAAGGAAACGGAATGGCTGCCGGGGCAAGCTCAGGTCTTCGTGCACGGAGAAGCGCAGGCCGTCATGCACAACATCCGGCCCTACATCCGTAAGGAGCGCGGGGTCGGCGCCGAGTGGGCCTCGATCTCGGGCTACTGGCGCCGCGGCCGAACAGAGGAGACGTTCCGGGTGTGGAAGCGCGAACTCGCACAGGCCGAATCCGGAGTCGACGCCTGA
- the rpsB gene encoding 30S ribosomal protein S2, with translation MAVVTMKQLLDSGTHFGHQTRRWNPKMKRFIFTDRNGIYIIDLQQTLTFIDKAYEFVKETVAHNGTVLFVGTKKQAQESIAAEATRVGMPYVNQRWLGGMLTNFQTVHKRLLRLKELEAMEQTGGFEGRTKKEILMLTREMTKLDRTLGGIRDMSKVPSAIWIVDTNKEHLAVAEARKLNIPVIAILDTNCDPDVVDYPIPGNDDAIRSAALLTKVVASAVAEGVQARAGQNTASDAKPEVAAGEPLAEWELEQLAQASPAADAPAAEAPAAEAPAADAPAAEEAPAAEEAPAAQA, from the coding sequence ATGGCTGTAGTAACAATGAAGCAGCTGCTCGACAGCGGCACACACTTCGGACACCAGACCCGTCGCTGGAACCCGAAGATGAAGCGATTCATCTTCACCGACCGCAACGGCATCTACATCATCGACTTGCAGCAGACTCTGACCTTCATCGACAAGGCTTACGAGTTCGTCAAGGAGACCGTCGCCCACAACGGCACGGTTCTGTTCGTCGGCACCAAGAAGCAGGCGCAGGAGTCCATCGCCGCTGAAGCAACTCGCGTGGGTATGCCCTACGTGAACCAGCGCTGGCTCGGTGGCATGCTCACCAACTTCCAGACGGTCCACAAGCGTCTGCTCCGCCTCAAGGAGCTCGAGGCAATGGAGCAGACCGGTGGCTTCGAGGGTCGCACCAAGAAGGAAATCCTCATGCTCACGCGTGAGATGACCAAGCTCGACCGCACCCTCGGTGGCATCCGGGACATGTCCAAGGTTCCGTCGGCCATCTGGATCGTCGACACCAACAAGGAGCATCTCGCGGTTGCCGAGGCGCGCAAGTTGAACATCCCGGTCATCGCGATCCTCGACACCAACTGCGATCCCGACGTGGTCGACTACCCGATCCCGGGTAACGACGACGCGATCCGTTCCGCTGCGCTGCTGACCAAGGTCGTCGCATCCGCAGTTGCCGAGGGCGTGCAGGCGCGAGCAGGTCAGAACACTGCATCCGACGCCAAGCCCGAGGTCGCCGCAGGCGAGCCCCTCGCCGAGTGGGAGCTCGAGCAGCTCGCTCAGGCTTCACCGGCAGCCGATGCTCCCGCAGCGGAAGCTCCGGCAGCAGAGGCTCCCGCAGCCGATGCCCCGGCCGCAGAAGAAGCGCCGGCAGCAGAAGAAGCACCGGCCGCTCAGGCTTGA
- a CDS encoding class I SAM-dependent methyltransferase: MIPSPNIWNWPHLYEAENRAQDVDGALFDTIRSVADWTAKTVVDVGCGSGFHLPMFAADAERVLGIEPHEPLAAAARKRVADLPNVEVRTAQADSLPIGDGTVDVVHARTAYFFGPGCGPGIVDAMRVLAPGGALVVVDLDATASPYGDWMRADLPHYDPSTVEAFFDAQGFALTRVDTRWSFPNRRILRDVLGIEFGPRVARDAMKSVDGVSFDVRYRVHVRYKPTGIELR; this comes from the coding sequence GTGATCCCCAGCCCGAACATCTGGAACTGGCCGCACCTGTACGAGGCGGAGAACCGCGCTCAGGACGTCGACGGTGCTCTGTTCGATACGATCCGGTCGGTGGCGGACTGGACAGCGAAGACGGTCGTCGACGTCGGCTGCGGAAGCGGCTTTCATCTTCCGATGTTCGCGGCCGATGCCGAACGGGTACTGGGCATCGAGCCGCACGAACCACTCGCCGCCGCGGCGAGAAAGCGCGTCGCGGACCTGCCGAACGTCGAGGTGAGGACCGCTCAGGCGGATTCCCTCCCGATCGGCGACGGCACCGTGGACGTCGTCCATGCGCGCACCGCGTACTTCTTCGGACCGGGCTGCGGGCCGGGAATCGTCGACGCGATGCGTGTGCTCGCGCCGGGAGGAGCGTTGGTCGTCGTGGATCTGGACGCGACCGCCTCGCCGTACGGAGATTGGATGCGGGCGGATCTACCGCACTACGACCCGTCGACGGTCGAGGCGTTCTTCGATGCACAGGGCTTTGCGCTCACCCGCGTCGACACGAGGTGGTCGTTTCCGAATCGACGCATACTGCGCGATGTGCTGGGAATCGAGTTCGGACCACGCGTTGCGCGCGACGCCATGAAGTCGGTGGACGGTGTCTCGTTCGACGTCCGGTATCGAGTTCACGTTCGATACAAGCCGACCGGAATCGAGCTGCGCTAG